A single window of Cytobacillus dafuensis DNA harbors:
- the sigX gene encoding RNA polymerase sigma factor SigX: MDSVFDELYRKYHHDVFQFLFYMVKNKELAEDLVQEVYIRVLKSYERFEGKSSEKTWLFSIARNVAIDSFRKQKGWKQRILEKFDWTTQQVMDEYPIPEEIAIQKEEIQLIYQCLDHCTVDQRLVIVMRYMHELTITETAEALNWTESKVKTTQHRALKVLKGHMEDKRRKEGMDIEEVRVER; this comes from the coding sequence ATGGACTCCGTTTTTGATGAATTATATAGAAAATATCATCATGATGTTTTTCAATTTCTTTTTTATATGGTCAAAAACAAGGAACTTGCTGAGGATCTAGTTCAGGAGGTATATATTAGAGTTCTTAAATCCTATGAACGTTTTGAAGGAAAAAGCAGTGAGAAAACTTGGCTTTTTTCTATTGCTAGAAATGTTGCGATCGATTCTTTCAGAAAACAAAAAGGATGGAAACAAAGAATATTAGAGAAGTTTGACTGGACGACACAGCAGGTAATGGATGAATATCCAATACCTGAAGAAATTGCTATTCAAAAGGAAGAGATTCAGCTCATTTATCAATGTCTTGACCATTGTACGGTTGATCAAAGATTAGTTATTGTTATGAGATATATGCATGAGCTTACGATTACAGAAACAGCTGAAGCATTAAACTGGACTGAAAGCAAGGTAAAAACGACTCAGCATAGGGCCTTAAAGGTTCTTAAAGGACATATGGAAGATAAAAGAAGAAAGGAGGGGATGGATATTGAGGAAGTCAGAGTGGAGCGATGA
- a CDS encoding CPBP family intramembrane glutamic endopeptidase yields the protein MKNKYSELIKELSDRELLFHLYLTQVILLAISAILGLILFDHISDFLNLFLLHDRNMWLIGGIAGLLVVMLDITLMKFLPHAYYDDGGLNERIFRNRSVIHIAFIAAIVAFCEELLFRGVIQTHFGLVVSSIVFAVVHYRYIFNWFLFLNVIVLSFLIGYIFLITDNLFVTIFMHFIIDFLLGIVIKYRKHIGRDIP from the coding sequence ATGAAGAATAAGTATTCAGAGTTAATTAAAGAGCTTTCAGACAGGGAGCTGCTATTTCATTTATATTTAACGCAAGTAATCCTATTAGCAATATCAGCCATATTAGGCTTAATATTATTTGATCATATCTCAGATTTTCTTAATCTCTTTTTACTACATGATCGGAATATGTGGCTTATAGGTGGAATAGCTGGATTGCTGGTAGTTATGCTTGATATTACTTTAATGAAGTTTTTACCTCATGCTTATTACGATGATGGCGGATTAAATGAAAGGATATTTCGAAATAGAAGTGTCATTCATATCGCATTCATTGCTGCAATTGTTGCTTTTTGTGAGGAGCTATTATTTCGTGGTGTTATTCAAACACATTTTGGACTAGTGGTATCAAGTATTGTATTTGCTGTTGTTCATTATCGTTATATTTTTAATTGGTTTTTGTTTTTAAATGTAATTGTATTAAGCTTTTTAATAGGATATATATTCTTGATAACAGACAATTTATTTGTGACTATATTTATGCATTTTATTATTGATTTTTTACTAGGAATAGTTATAAAATACCGTAAACATATAGGAAGGGATATACCATGA
- a CDS encoding ferredoxin: MAKYTIVDKETCIACGACGAAAPDIYDYDDEGIAFVTLDDNQGIVEIPDVLIDDMMDAFEGCPTDSIKVADESFDGNPLKFE, encoded by the coding sequence ATGGCAAAGTACACTATTGTTGACAAAGAAACATGTATTGCATGTGGAGCATGCGGAGCAGCTGCACCTGATATTTACGATTACGATGATGAAGGCATTGCATTCGTTACTCTAGATGATAACCAAGGAATTGTTGAAATTCCTGATGTATTAATTGATGACATGATGGATGCTTTCGAAGGCTGCCCAACAGATTCAATTAAAGTTGCTGATGAATCATTTGATGGCAACCCACTTAAATTTGAATAG
- a CDS encoding GerMN domain-containing protein, with product MRKSEWSDEQIEELLGQLPKIIDERDPQEIYQNISIKLSRRKHKVWIMPTAATAAALLLLFILVPSLFNFQNTEEKSMESADKSSSGAEIAMEKKNITQDKEQNSTNDESAVPFAAKESNDMNENIGLRSIEAEDQSTAVYEEDIAGREVLTYAIPDDNVEFIVPVSIIVSNEENKTKFKLFEDNMKRLTENDWGLYDYYPLMAELKYEEDKKILNFDVPANQSYSFSGSTENILSQVLTSTMKSLNIKETNFSTDGNPGIDFGYNGTIEKFVPGDDQFGNHAYYFYYPSKAESKPFIVPNSEEVSTIEDAFSSMRKGTGNEKLIPSIPEDIQFETVKGPAENKLTIRFKKGSTINDDAKTLHTIEAILLTAKEFNYDAVKLENAQIDKIGKFNLDHEIKVPVAANKRTITH from the coding sequence TTGAGGAAGTCAGAGTGGAGCGATGAGCAGATAGAGGAATTATTAGGCCAACTTCCTAAAATTATAGATGAACGGGATCCGCAGGAAATTTATCAAAACATTTCAATAAAATTAAGCAGGCGAAAGCATAAAGTTTGGATAATGCCAACTGCAGCGACTGCAGCAGCTTTACTCTTATTATTCATACTTGTTCCCAGCCTATTTAATTTTCAGAATACAGAAGAAAAATCAATGGAATCAGCAGATAAATCTTCATCAGGTGCCGAGATAGCAATGGAAAAAAAGAATATAACCCAAGACAAAGAGCAAAATTCTACCAATGATGAAAGTGCAGTACCTTTTGCAGCAAAAGAAAGCAATGATATGAATGAAAATATTGGTTTACGCTCAATAGAGGCCGAGGATCAAAGTACGGCTGTTTATGAAGAGGATATTGCTGGTCGCGAAGTTTTGACTTATGCTATACCCGATGATAATGTCGAATTTATTGTGCCTGTAAGTATTATTGTTTCAAATGAAGAGAATAAAACAAAATTTAAACTTTTTGAAGATAATATGAAAAGGCTTACTGAGAATGACTGGGGTTTGTACGATTATTACCCTTTAATGGCTGAATTAAAATATGAAGAAGATAAAAAAATATTAAATTTTGATGTTCCAGCAAATCAGTCATATAGTTTTTCAGGTTCTACTGAGAATATTTTATCTCAGGTTTTAACCAGTACGATGAAGTCTTTAAATATTAAAGAAACTAATTTTTCAACAGATGGAAATCCTGGAATTGATTTTGGGTATAATGGGACGATTGAGAAATTTGTGCCTGGTGATGATCAGTTTGGAAACCATGCTTATTATTTTTATTATCCTAGCAAGGCAGAATCAAAACCATTTATTGTTCCAAATAGTGAGGAAGTAAGTACAATTGAAGATGCGTTTTCATCAATGAGAAAGGGAACGGGAAATGAGAAATTAATTCCTTCTATTCCTGAAGATATTCAGTTTGAAACAGTAAAGGGTCCTGCAGAAAACAAATTGACGATTCGCTTTAAGAAAGGCTCTACTATTAATGACGACGCCAAAACATTGCATACAATTGAAGCCATTCTGCTAACAGCAAAAGAATTCAATTATGATGCAGTGAAATTGGAAAATGCACAAATAGATAAAATAGGAAAATTTAATTTAGATCATGAAATTAAGGTTCCAGTCGCAGCTAATAAACGAACGATAACCCATTAA
- the ccsB gene encoding c-type cytochrome biogenesis protein CcsB, producing MVSLSGNLLYASFFLYLVATVLFAGSIKDKKGKSAEKGPNKWAKLAIIVTIVGFAAQLGYFITRWIAAGHAPVSNLFEFTTFFGMSLVGAFIVIYFIYKTPMLGVFTLPVAILMIAYASMFPREISPLIPALQSDWLHIHVTTAAVGQAILAISFAAGIIYLIKAIDQSKASKRTFWLEAIMFGLVCTLGFIIVSSTFSAMDYKAEFNWIDKTDTEAKLEYHMPALVGPHKGELLTAEKFEPIVDVPAIINAKKLNTVIWSIVSGIILYLLIRLILRKRIGAALQPIVKNINLDLVDEIGYRSVLIGFPIFTLGALIFAMIWAQIAWTRFWGWDPKEVWALITFLFYAAFLHLRLSKGWHGEKSAWLAVIGFVIIMFNLVAVNLVLAGLHSYAGS from the coding sequence GTGGTAAGTCTTAGTGGAAATTTATTATATGCATCCTTCTTCCTATATTTAGTAGCCACTGTTTTATTTGCTGGCTCTATAAAGGATAAAAAAGGGAAAAGTGCAGAAAAGGGCCCAAATAAGTGGGCGAAATTAGCGATTATTGTTACTATTGTTGGTTTTGCTGCACAATTGGGGTATTTTATTACTCGTTGGATTGCTGCTGGTCATGCTCCAGTAAGTAATTTGTTTGAGTTTACAACTTTCTTTGGAATGTCTCTTGTAGGAGCATTCATTGTCATCTATTTTATATACAAAACTCCAATGCTCGGAGTATTTACACTTCCTGTAGCTATTTTGATGATTGCCTATGCAAGCATGTTCCCGCGTGAGATTTCTCCGCTTATTCCTGCTTTGCAGAGTGATTGGCTACATATCCATGTAACGACAGCTGCTGTTGGGCAAGCAATTTTGGCAATTAGTTTTGCAGCTGGGATTATTTATTTAATAAAAGCAATTGATCAATCCAAGGCAAGTAAAAGGACCTTTTGGTTAGAGGCAATTATGTTTGGTTTAGTTTGTACCCTTGGATTTATTATTGTATCCTCCACTTTTTCAGCAATGGATTATAAAGCTGAATTTAATTGGATCGACAAAACTGACACGGAAGCTAAATTGGAATATCATATGCCAGCATTGGTAGGACCTCATAAAGGTGAATTGCTCACGGCTGAGAAATTCGAACCAATTGTTGATGTACCTGCCATCATTAATGCAAAAAAATTGAATACAGTTATTTGGTCAATAGTATCAGGAATTATACTATATTTACTGATTCGATTAATATTACGTAAACGTATAGGTGCAGCTTTACAACCAATAGTTAAAAATATTAATCTGGATTTAGTAGATGAGATAGGCTATCGCTCTGTTTTAATAGGGTTTCCTATCTTTACACTTGGCGCGTTGATATTTGCTATGATTTGGGCACAAATTGCTTGGACACGTTTTTGGGGATGGGATCCAAAGGAAGTATGGGCGCTCATTACATTCCTTTTCTACGCAGCATTTCTCCATCTCCGACTATCTAAAGGATGGCATGGTGAAAAGTCTGCATGGCTTGCAGTTATAGGATTTGTTATCATTATGTTTAATCTAGTAGCTGTTAACCTTGTTCTAGCTGGTCTTCATTCTTACGCAGGATCTTAA
- a CDS encoding RecQ family ATP-dependent DNA helicase, which yields MKLEDVLQKHFNYSSFRIGQKEIISSILDGKHTIAMLPTGTGKSLCYQLPGYLLKGKIVIVSPLLSLMQDQVEQMMMNGEKRVIALNSFLSHEEKYQALHQLSKYKFIFLSPEMLRSDQVMNKLKEIGIDLFVIDEAHCISQWGYDFRPDYNKLGEIRERLGSPLTLALTATATPEVKDDIITSLKIGEWEEFIYSVDRPNISLIVESIRTYKEKTERLVELITSLEGPGIIYFSSKKLSEQMVSLFKERGFSKVAAYHGGLEQETRILIQQQFIQGQLDVICATSAFGMGINKDNIRYVIHFHMPLQLESYLQEIGRAGRDGKQSLALLLYSPGDEQLPNQLVEGELPSDAQLDWLYKWLMEHREALNNLSLFESEIKRVSGFTDNQWRMVEAFLQCNNGAHIEKTIDQLKKFINERMLIKLNKIQEMYRWTQLTECRRKKILNYFNEEKTIEMKNCCDCCGVDYSEFYSFITKEPSIKIESSFHWKNHLAEILLSERKNEE from the coding sequence ATGAAGCTTGAAGATGTGCTCCAAAAGCATTTCAATTATTCTTCTTTTAGAATTGGTCAAAAAGAAATAATTTCCTCCATTCTAGATGGGAAACATACAATAGCCATGCTTCCAACTGGTACTGGTAAATCGTTGTGCTACCAATTGCCAGGATATTTATTAAAAGGGAAAATAGTTATTGTTTCTCCTCTTTTGTCCTTGATGCAGGATCAAGTGGAGCAGATGATGATGAATGGTGAAAAGAGAGTGATAGCTTTAAATTCCTTTTTATCACATGAGGAAAAATATCAAGCTCTGCATCAATTGAGTAAATATAAATTTATTTTTTTATCGCCAGAGATGCTTAGATCCGATCAAGTAATGAATAAGCTTAAAGAAATTGGTATTGACTTATTTGTAATTGATGAAGCCCATTGTATTTCACAATGGGGATATGATTTCAGACCAGATTATAATAAGCTTGGAGAGATTAGAGAGAGATTAGGGTCGCCATTAACACTTGCATTGACGGCAACAGCCACCCCTGAAGTTAAAGATGATATTATCACTTCTCTAAAAATAGGGGAATGGGAGGAATTTATTTATTCTGTTGACCGTCCGAATATATCGTTAATAGTGGAAAGCATTAGAACTTATAAAGAGAAAACGGAAAGATTGGTTGAGCTTATTACGAGTTTGGAAGGGCCAGGAATTATATATTTTTCAAGTAAGAAATTGTCTGAACAGATGGTGTCGTTATTTAAAGAAAGAGGATTCAGTAAGGTAGCTGCATACCATGGAGGATTGGAGCAAGAAACTAGAATATTAATTCAGCAACAATTTATCCAAGGTCAACTAGATGTGATTTGTGCGACAAGTGCTTTTGGAATGGGAATAAATAAAGATAATATTCGCTATGTCATTCATTTTCACATGCCACTTCAGCTTGAATCATATTTACAAGAAATTGGGCGTGCTGGAAGAGATGGAAAACAAAGTCTAGCTCTATTACTATATTCCCCTGGGGATGAGCAACTTCCTAATCAGCTCGTTGAAGGAGAGCTGCCAAGTGATGCACAATTAGATTGGTTATATAAATGGCTGATGGAACATCGTGAAGCACTGAATAATTTAAGCCTTTTTGAAAGTGAAATAAAAAGAGTTTCAGGGTTCACAGACAACCAATGGAGAATGGTCGAAGCCTTTTTACAGTGTAATAATGGAGCCCACATAGAAAAAACAATTGATCAATTAAAGAAGTTCATAAACGAGCGCATGCTGATAAAGTTGAACAAGATTCAAGAAATGTATAGATGGACACAATTAACGGAGTGCCGTAGAAAAAAGATCTTGAACTATTTTAATGAAGAAAAGACAATAGAGATGAAGAACTGTTGTGATTGCTGTGGAGTTGATTATAGTGAATTCTATTCCTTTATAACAAAAGAGCCTTCTATTAAAATTGAGTCTTCTTTTCATTGGAAAAATCATTTGGCAGAAATACTTTTAAGTGAGAGAAAAAATGAAGAATAA
- a CDS encoding ECF transporter S component, translated as MNRFSVKALVSIGMLSSIAYVLMLLNFPMPPFPQFLMIDFSDIPALIAALIFGPVAGILVELFKNILDYFMTGSATGVPVGHISNFIAGILFVLPTYYVYNKLKTKKGMTFGLVAGTFIMAIMMSVLNYFLILPAYTFFLNMPAMSAPEMRTMIIKGILPFNIIKGLIITTVFMLIFARMNTWISKQKSLKSAA; from the coding sequence ATGAATAGATTTTCAGTTAAAGCTTTAGTTTCAATTGGGATGTTAAGCAGTATAGCTTATGTATTAATGCTGTTGAATTTTCCGATGCCGCCATTTCCGCAATTTCTTATGATTGACTTCAGCGATATCCCTGCATTAATCGCAGCGTTAATCTTTGGACCAGTGGCTGGAATTTTAGTTGAATTGTTTAAAAATATTTTAGATTATTTCATGACAGGTAGTGCTACTGGTGTACCTGTTGGCCATATTTCCAATTTTATTGCGGGTATTTTGTTTGTTCTACCAACTTACTATGTGTATAACAAGCTAAAAACAAAAAAAGGCATGACTTTTGGTTTAGTAGCTGGAACGTTTATAATGGCAATTATGATGAGTGTGTTAAATTATTTTCTCATTTTACCTGCCTATACATTCTTCTTAAATATGCCTGCCATGTCAGCGCCTGAAATGCGTACAATGATTATAAAAGGCATTTTGCCGTTTAATATTATAAAAGGTCTAATCATTACGACCGTATTTATGCTTATTTTTGCAAGGATGAACACTTGGATTAGCAAGCAAAAATCATTAAAAAGTGCAGCTTAA
- a CDS encoding LysM peptidoglycan-binding domain-containing protein: MNKEGPYRDQAERLRKKVYRNMEPEDMTAEKASLPPRSRLHREKRQKSKWKVKYPIIRLLALMFILLPIAIFSIHYSLNKDKPGNAEKVSTDQQGYEAVGYESENEDKETKIEEREEVPDKDDSSVDDSEKKVEGSVPVPKTQEEENSDNKGSAVPSESELNQQDKEVQEADDKGVIYHTVKPNENIFRIALKYQSGVDIIKKENNLKSDEIQVGQVLVIPKK; encoded by the coding sequence ATGAACAAAGAAGGCCCTTATAGAGATCAAGCAGAACGGCTTCGGAAGAAAGTGTATAGGAACATGGAGCCAGAAGACATGACAGCAGAAAAAGCTTCTTTACCACCAAGAAGCAGGCTTCATCGAGAAAAAAGGCAAAAAAGTAAATGGAAGGTTAAATATCCTATTATACGTCTTCTAGCTTTAATGTTTATTCTTCTGCCAATTGCGATATTCAGCATACATTATTCTTTAAATAAGGATAAGCCTGGTAATGCAGAAAAGGTTAGCACAGATCAGCAAGGGTATGAAGCAGTTGGATATGAAAGTGAAAATGAGGATAAAGAGACAAAGATAGAGGAAAGAGAAGAAGTTCCGGATAAAGATGATTCGTCAGTAGATGATTCAGAAAAGAAAGTAGAAGGATCCGTCCCTGTTCCTAAAACGCAAGAAGAGGAGAATTCGGATAATAAAGGGTCAGCAGTTCCTTCAGAAAGTGAACTAAATCAACAGGATAAGGAAGTTCAAGAGGCAGATGATAAAGGTGTAATTTATCATACTGTGAAGCCGAATGAAAACATTTTTCGGATTGCACTTAAATATCAATCAGGAGTCGATATAATAAAAAAAGAAAATAACCTGAAAAGTGATGAAATTCAAGTAGGGCAAGTTTTAGTCATTCCAAAAAAATAG
- a CDS encoding response regulator, translated as MEKDVRILVVDDEERIRRLLRMYLERENFIIEEAEDGNEALTKAFANDFDIILLDLMMPGKDGIEVCRELREKKATPVIMLTAKGEEVNRVQGFEAGTDDYIVKPFSPREVVLRVKALLRRSSKTSFIQAETTTKDVIVFPHLTIDHDAHRVLADGREVSLTPKEYELLYFLAKSPDKVFDREQLLKEVWHYEFFGDLRTVDTHVKRLREKLNKVSEQAAKMIVTVWGVGYKFEVINE; from the coding sequence ATGGAAAAGGATGTTAGAATTTTAGTTGTGGATGATGAGGAAAGAATTCGACGTTTATTAAGAATGTACTTAGAGCGTGAAAATTTCATCATTGAAGAAGCGGAGGACGGCAATGAGGCGTTAACAAAGGCTTTTGCTAATGATTTTGACATCATTCTTCTTGATTTAATGATGCCTGGTAAAGATGGAATTGAAGTATGCAGGGAGCTTAGGGAGAAAAAAGCAACTCCGGTTATCATGCTGACAGCTAAAGGCGAAGAAGTAAACAGAGTTCAAGGATTTGAGGCAGGAACGGACGATTATATTGTAAAGCCTTTTAGCCCGAGAGAAGTGGTTCTTCGTGTGAAAGCATTGTTGCGCCGTTCATCTAAAACATCTTTTATTCAAGCAGAAACAACAACAAAAGATGTGATTGTGTTTCCTCACTTAACAATTGATCATGATGCCCATCGTGTATTAGCAGATGGAAGGGAAGTTAGCTTGACTCCGAAAGAGTATGAATTGCTTTATTTTCTTGCGAAATCTCCAGATAAAGTATTTGATCGTGAACAATTACTTAAAGAAGTATGGCATTACGAATTTTTTGGGGATTTACGAACTGTAGACACACATGTAAAGCGCTTACGCGAGAAATTAAATAAAGTCTCTGAGCAAGCAGCAAAAATGATTGTTACAGTATGGGGTGTCGGTTATAAGTTCGAGGTTATAAATGAATGA
- a CDS encoding helix-turn-helix domain-containing protein: protein MNDSLIKMLILFCLHRIDAQRTIYSIFHLLKGKKSAQTIQDAHFFQLTNLFHTFTDLTRIEFEELVLEMEKQGFLEGFPQQRFRLTSDGLNQMKLFFEKQPIPKSLNGWKFHQVTELFWERLSLAVQVVSHLKSWDSKFIPIQRKKEVHFWLKGFIQGTGLNREELGVKLYKELVECLEGYREIDPSLLVLRLTGYQIIGLTSSQAAEKMNLDNDTYQFRFKGLIHYMLETIQANPTDFPILRLFVTEDKENVSLTHSAKKTYDLIKKGFFIEEIARIRRLKRNTIEDHIVEISLNCSGFDISSFVSTEKQELILNAIMASNSKQLKQIRQFIPDADYFEIRLVLTRVGEKV from the coding sequence ATGAATGACTCTTTAATAAAGATGCTAATATTATTTTGTTTACATCGTATTGATGCTCAGCGAACCATCTATTCAATTTTTCACTTATTGAAGGGGAAAAAGTCTGCTCAAACTATACAAGATGCTCATTTCTTTCAATTAACAAACCTTTTCCATACTTTTACTGACTTAACACGTATTGAATTTGAGGAATTGGTTTTGGAAATGGAAAAACAAGGATTTCTAGAAGGCTTTCCTCAGCAACGCTTTCGATTAACTTCAGATGGATTAAACCAGATGAAATTGTTTTTTGAGAAACAGCCAATTCCTAAGTCGTTAAATGGTTGGAAATTCCATCAAGTAACAGAGCTATTTTGGGAAAGGCTGTCACTAGCGGTACAAGTCGTTTCGCATTTGAAAAGCTGGGATTCAAAGTTTATCCCGATTCAACGAAAAAAAGAAGTTCATTTTTGGCTTAAAGGTTTTATACAAGGTACTGGGTTGAACAGAGAAGAACTCGGCGTTAAACTTTACAAAGAATTAGTAGAGTGCCTTGAAGGATATAGAGAAATTGACCCTTCGTTACTTGTATTAAGATTAACAGGGTATCAGATTATTGGACTTACCTCGAGCCAAGCTGCTGAAAAAATGAACTTGGATAATGATACTTATCAATTCCGGTTTAAAGGACTAATTCATTATATGCTTGAAACTATCCAGGCGAATCCGACTGATTTTCCAATATTGAGATTGTTTGTAACGGAAGATAAAGAAAATGTATCACTAACTCACTCTGCAAAGAAGACTTATGATTTGATCAAAAAAGGCTTCTTTATAGAGGAGATTGCCCGAATTCGAAGACTTAAAAGAAATACAATAGAGGATCATATCGTTGAAATATCATTAAACTGCAGCGGTTTTGATATTTCCTCGTTTGTTTCCACAGAAAAACAAGAATTAATCTTAAATGCAATAATGGCGAGTAATTCAAAACAGTTAAAGCAAATACGACAATTCATACCAGATGCAGATTATTTTGAAATTCGCTTAGTATTGACTCGAGTTGGTGAAAAAGTATGA
- a CDS encoding ATP-binding protein, with product MMLWRSVVGKLWFTILLLVSFVLFILTIMLLEFFESYHINELERGLTNTAQKIARILDEHDRDIGLEISWELVDDVTGVVIVANPEEYYYSPKGNRSFNLPINYFTEDADLQKVITEGKTVKKMSSFNENKDNSKDESRILIIGVPLKDTTSKNGAVYIYQSLEVMQETTSSTTKFIFLAAGVAIILTTIFAFFLSTRITAPLRKMREAAFEVARGKFDTKVPFPSQDEIGELAIAFNQMGKQLKFNMNALSQEKEQLASILSGMADGVITFNNDGTILITNPPAERFLHNWYYEQDVGNKDTAAVPSKVMELFQQAVNTEKEQVGEISIQGRFWVMIVSPLYNNKYIRGAVAVIRDMTEERQLDKLRQDFIANVSHELRTPIAMMQGYSEAIVDDIAGTDEEKKEMARVIYDESLRMGRLVNELLDLARMEAGHIQLIKEEVEVHPFLQKINRKFQGLAKEKDIQLSLELGNKEVWFCFDPDGMEQVLTNLIDNAIRHTPNTGVVTVSEHTDDRGLYIEVIDSGSGIPEEDLPFVFERFYKADKARTRGRSGTGLGLAIVKNIVHAHKGQISVQSKVGHGTTFSLFIPRNIE from the coding sequence ATGATGCTTTGGCGTAGCGTTGTAGGCAAACTTTGGTTTACAATTCTTTTACTTGTTTCTTTTGTATTATTTATTTTAACGATTATGTTATTAGAGTTTTTTGAAAGCTATCATATTAATGAATTGGAAAGAGGACTAACTAATACAGCGCAGAAAATTGCACGAATATTAGATGAGCATGATCGAGATATCGGGTTGGAGATTTCTTGGGAATTAGTCGATGATGTCACTGGGGTTGTCATAGTGGCAAACCCTGAGGAATATTATTACTCACCAAAAGGAAACAGATCATTCAATTTGCCAATTAATTATTTTACTGAGGATGCTGATCTACAAAAGGTTATCACTGAAGGTAAAACAGTAAAAAAAATGTCTTCATTTAATGAGAATAAAGATAATAGCAAAGATGAATCCAGAATATTAATCATCGGTGTACCTCTAAAAGATACTACAAGTAAAAATGGTGCGGTTTATATTTATCAATCACTAGAAGTTATGCAAGAAACAACTAGTTCGACTACAAAGTTTATTTTTCTTGCTGCAGGTGTTGCAATAATCTTAACTACCATATTTGCTTTTTTCTTATCAACAAGAATTACTGCTCCGTTAAGAAAAATGCGTGAGGCAGCATTTGAGGTTGCTAGAGGAAAATTTGATACGAAGGTACCTTTTCCATCTCAAGATGAAATTGGTGAATTAGCAATTGCGTTTAACCAAATGGGAAAACAGTTGAAGTTTAATATGAATGCACTAAGCCAAGAAAAAGAGCAGCTTGCCAGTATTTTAAGTGGAATGGCAGATGGTGTTATTACTTTTAATAATGATGGGACGATTTTGATTACGAATCCGCCAGCAGAACGTTTTTTGCATAACTGGTACTATGAGCAGGATGTAGGCAACAAGGATACTGCCGCTGTCCCATCTAAAGTTATGGAGCTTTTTCAGCAAGCTGTAAATACTGAAAAGGAGCAAGTGGGCGAGATATCTATACAAGGAAGATTTTGGGTTATGATAGTAAGTCCACTGTATAATAATAAGTACATTCGCGGAGCAGTTGCAGTTATTAGGGATATGACCGAAGAAAGACAGCTTGATAAGCTAAGACAGGATTTTATCGCTAATGTTTCACATGAGCTTAGAACACCTATCGCTATGATGCAAGGTTATAGTGAAGCAATTGTAGATGATATCGCTGGAACAGATGAAGAAAAGAAAGAAATGGCAAGAGTCATATATGATGAATCTTTAAGAATGGGCAGGCTAGTGAATGAACTTCTAGATCTTGCAAGAATGGAAGCAGGACATATACAATTAATAAAAGAAGAAGTTGAGGTTCATCCTTTTCTTCAAAAAATTAACCGGAAGTTTCAAGGACTAGCAAAAGAAAAAGACATTCAGCTTAGTCTTGAGCTTGGTAATAAAGAGGTTTGGTTTTGTTTCGATCCTGATGGAATGGAACAAGTGCTGACAAACTTAATTGATAATGCAATACGTCACACCCCAAATACGGGAGTAGTGACAGTATCTGAGCATACGGACGATCGAGGTTTATATATTGAGGTCATAGATTCGGGATCAGGTATTCCGGAAGAAGACCTTCCTTTTGTTTTCGAACGATTCTATAAAGCCGATAAAGCGAGAACTCGAGGTCGTTCAGGGACAGGACTTGGTCTTGCTATTGTGAAAAATATTGTTCATGCCCATAAGGGACAAATTTCGGTCCAAAGTAAGGTTGGCCATGGTACGACATTTTCTCTATTTATTCCTCGAAATATAGAATAA